The following nucleotide sequence is from Tribolium castaneum strain GA2 chromosome 5, icTriCast1.1, whole genome shotgun sequence.
TTACTTTTCTCAATTTCGCCCCAGCGCTGATTCTGGATATCAAACTGCCAGAAGTCGTCCAAAGTCCGGTTATTTGAGGCTTTAACCGGCTTGGTTAAACCGCCATAGACGTAAATCGCCTGCTTGGAGTAGATAATATCAGCGCCGTGAAAATAGCGCCCTTGCGGCATTTTGGCGTCGGGCGTCGTCGAATCCACTGTGACTTGCATCCAAGTGCTGTTTCGCGTGTCGAACAGACGGATGTCGTTGAGGGGGCCGTGCGAGAGGGAGTAGCCCCCGAACATCCACAAGGAGCCCCTCCGATCCGACACCAACGAGTGCCCGAAGCGCGGCAGCGTTTTGCGGAGGTGCTCCAAATTGTCGGCCAAGCGAATCGTGTTGAAGAGTTCGGTGAAGAGGATTTGGGTCCCGTTTGCCCTAGAATTGATTGGCGGTGTTTGATCAATCGCCCGGCTTAGCAACACTTgggaaaacaaaatatttgacaGTTGAGAGGTGAAAATGGTCAATTTAAAGGTGGAACCCGAGCCGCTGAttgataaatacaaaattccgGTCCAGCACTTTGAGTATTCCTACATTGAGACGTGTAGGGACGGGCGCGAGTTGGAAAAGATCGTTCAAGTGTTGAGGTCAGGCCAGGAGGGGCATTTCCCCGACTTGACTCGCTTTGCCGAAAACAGACTGGCGGTAGTGAGGCCCAAAAGTAAGTTACTGAGGGTCGCAGTCCCCGTTATCTCAAAGGAAAGTCTCGAGAAAGATGAGCGGAACGAACTAACTAAAGACCTGACTCAATGGGTGAGCACCGTCAGTAAAGAAGACGACGAGTTAAGTTATTACAAAAACAGAAAGTCGGGCCCCACTTTACCAGACGTACGCGAGTCAACTGAAAAAGTACtcgaaaatgagaaaaaatcaGTGAGACGCATCGCATCAACCGATTATTCCTCCTGGGATAAGTATGATCCCGATACCGAAATCCTCAAAATGGACTTGGCGGAGGAAAACCTCAAAAAGAATGCCTTAAACACACCAAAAAAGCACACGGGTAAGAAGGTACATTTCCGCCAATTTTTAACCGACGTGGAGGCGGCACACGAAGCCAACTATGCGAAAAACAAAGGCaacgaatttttcaaagcgGGAGATTACAACGAAGCGCTCAAACACTACACCGAGAGTATCAATTGCAAGGCCTCACTTGCAGCTTTCACAAACCGGGCTTTGGCCAATCTCAGgttaaaaaagtacaaaaaggCGCTCGATGACTGCCAGGCCGCTCTAGCCATTGAACCGCACAACTTCAAAGCTCTTTTACGTAAAGCCCAGGCTTTGGACGGGTTAGGGCATCACATTGAAGCGTCGGAAACCGTCGAACAGGCGATTGAGATTAATCCCAATAATGAATTGGCGCAGGAACTGGCCGATAAGTTTCGAAAGCTGTGTGGGAGTGTTGCTAGGAGGACACGACTTGTTGTGGAAGATGTGAGTGATAACGAGGTGATTATACCGATTCCGGGGACCAGTACAATGGCGCCGCCGTTTTATGTTACTTGTGACGGGGATTTGGAAAAGATTGGGAAGGCCAATAGGGTGGTGCACATGGTCTCGGTTGACTGTGCGGAGGAGGATGATGATTGTTGCACGGTGAATCACTTGACGAGGATTTGCAGCCAAAGTGGCAAAGACAATGAGACACAAACTGCCAGTGTTAAGGAAAGTAAAAATGACTGTAGTtttagttcaaacaaaaagaaaTGTGCTAAAGAAGTGAGTTTAACACATAATTCGGAAGAAAAAGCGTTAAATACGAAGAATAAGCGTCAAgtatttaattacttttttgttataacttttctaaaattatttttagatagTGGAAGAAGATAAATGTGCGGGCGGGGAGCCGTACACAAAACAGGACGAGTCAATTGATCTGCCCCCCGATATAAATTCACCgtacagttttttgaaaacttggAACTCGGCAAACGGTGATCCAACGTTCCAACAACACGCTACGATTTTGCGGAGCATTGACCTGAATCGGATAGTTGatggtttgttttaaaaatttcaact
It contains:
- the Spag1 gene encoding sperm-associated antigen 1, with the protein product MVNLKVEPEPLIDKYKIPVQHFEYSYIETCRDGRELEKIVQVLRSGQEGHFPDLTRFAENRLAVVRPKSKLLRVAVPVISKESLEKDERNELTKDLTQWVSTVSKEDDELSYYKNRKSGPTLPDVRESTEKVLENEKKSVRRIASTDYSSWDKYDPDTEILKMDLAEENLKKNALNTPKKHTGKKVHFRQFLTDVEAAHEANYAKNKGNEFFKAGDYNEALKHYTESINCKASLAAFTNRALANLRLKKYKKALDDCQAALAIEPHNFKALLRKAQALDGLGHHIEASETVEQAIEINPNNELAQELADKFRKLCGSVARRTRLVVEDVSDNEVIIPIPGTSTMAPPFYVTCDGDLEKIGKANRVVHMVSVDCAEEDDDCCTVNHLTRICSQSGKDNETQTASVKESKNDCSFSSNKKKCAKEVSLTHNSEEKALNTKNKRQIVEEDKCAGGEPYTKQDESIDLPPDINSPYSFLKTWNSANGDPTFQQHATILRSIDLNRIVDVIGCKLDNAMFSKILKCLSSHFAVPGEVERLHSILENLINLPRFDIIAMLMSPEDQNCVNYLLNFLKQHGKFVSSDVINKFFNNYV